From a region of the Thermomicrobium roseum DSM 5159 genome:
- the fusA gene encoding elongation factor G: protein MSTVQPQMTEARRVLLQRTRNIGIIAHIDAGKTTTTERILFYTGKVHRPGEVHEGTATMDWMVQERERGITITAAATTCFWRDHRINIIDTPGHVDFTVEVERSLRVLDGGVVVFDGVQGVEPQSETVWRQADKYRVPRICFINKLDRIGANYVQAIEMIRERLRAQPAAIQWPIGLESEFRGIIDLIEFRAKIYHDDLGQHIEDTEVPPEYVEVAQEWRHKLIEQIVETDEELMLRYLEGEEPTPEELRRALRAATIRGQLYPVLCGSALKNKGVQLLLDAIVDYLPSPLDIPPVKGTHPVTGEELTREADDEAPFAALAFKIQSDPHVGRLTYVRVYSGRLHSSSYVYNSTKGERERISRLLRMHANHREEVEWIGAGDICAVIGLKKTFTGDTLCDPDHPILLEPIQFPEPVISVAVEPKTRADQDKLAIALQRLAEEDPTFQVRTDPESGQTIISGMGELHLEVIVDRMQREFKVAANIGRPQVAYKETITRPVRVEGRFVRQTGGRGQYGHVWLELEPLPRGSGFVFEDRIVGGVVPKEYIPAVEAGIREAMQSGGVSGYPVIDLKAVLVDGSYHEVDSSEMAFKIAASMALKEGVRRGNPVILEPIMRVEVVVPEEFTGDVIGDLNARRGRIEGMEMRAGAQVIRAMVPLATMFGYATDLRSMTQGRGTYTMEFDHYAPVPESIAQELMAKAGKSS, encoded by the coding sequence ATGAGTACGGTTCAACCACAGATGACCGAAGCCAGGCGCGTTCTGCTTCAGCGGACGCGCAATATCGGCATTATCGCGCATATCGATGCCGGGAAGACGACGACGACCGAGCGTATTCTCTTCTACACGGGGAAGGTCCATCGTCCTGGTGAGGTTCATGAGGGAACCGCGACGATGGACTGGATGGTGCAGGAGCGAGAACGCGGCATCACGATCACTGCTGCGGCGACGACCTGCTTTTGGCGGGATCACCGTATCAACATCATCGATACACCGGGGCACGTCGACTTTACGGTCGAAGTTGAGCGTTCGCTCCGCGTCCTCGACGGCGGTGTCGTCGTCTTCGACGGCGTACAGGGTGTCGAGCCCCAGTCGGAGACGGTCTGGCGGCAGGCGGACAAATATCGCGTGCCGCGGATCTGCTTCATCAACAAGCTCGACCGTATCGGAGCGAACTATGTCCAGGCGATAGAGATGATCCGCGAGCGATTGCGGGCTCAGCCGGCTGCTATCCAATGGCCGATCGGGTTGGAGTCCGAGTTTCGCGGCATCATTGACCTGATCGAGTTCCGGGCGAAAATCTACCACGACGACCTGGGCCAGCACATCGAAGATACCGAGGTTCCCCCCGAGTACGTCGAAGTGGCTCAGGAGTGGCGACACAAGCTGATCGAACAGATCGTCGAAACGGACGAGGAGCTGATGCTCCGGTATCTGGAAGGCGAAGAGCCGACTCCGGAGGAACTGCGGCGCGCACTGCGGGCGGCGACGATTCGCGGCCAGTTATATCCGGTCCTCTGCGGTTCGGCGCTCAAGAACAAGGGCGTTCAGCTCCTCCTGGATGCCATCGTCGACTACCTACCCTCGCCCTTGGACATTCCACCCGTCAAAGGGACGCACCCCGTTACCGGAGAAGAACTCACCCGCGAGGCGGACGACGAGGCACCGTTCGCGGCTCTCGCATTCAAGATCCAGTCGGATCCCCATGTGGGGCGTTTGACATACGTCCGCGTGTACTCGGGGCGGCTGCACAGTAGTTCGTACGTGTACAACTCGACCAAGGGTGAGCGGGAGCGCATCTCGCGTTTGCTCCGGATGCATGCCAACCACCGCGAGGAAGTTGAGTGGATCGGGGCCGGTGACATCTGTGCGGTCATCGGCCTCAAAAAGACGTTCACGGGCGACACGCTGTGCGATCCAGATCATCCGATCCTCCTGGAGCCGATCCAGTTCCCCGAGCCGGTCATCTCGGTGGCCGTGGAGCCGAAGACGCGAGCTGATCAGGACAAACTGGCGATCGCCTTGCAACGGTTGGCGGAGGAGGATCCGACTTTCCAGGTGCGTACTGATCCGGAGAGCGGACAGACGATCATCTCCGGGATGGGTGAGCTGCACCTGGAAGTGATCGTCGATCGGATGCAACGCGAGTTCAAGGTCGCGGCGAATATCGGGCGCCCGCAGGTTGCGTACAAGGAGACCATCACGCGGCCGGTTCGCGTGGAGGGTCGCTTTGTCCGGCAGACGGGAGGGCGTGGTCAGTACGGCCATGTGTGGTTGGAACTGGAGCCGTTGCCGCGCGGGAGCGGCTTCGTTTTCGAAGACCGCATCGTCGGTGGCGTCGTTCCGAAAGAGTACATTCCTGCCGTCGAAGCTGGAATCCGCGAGGCGATGCAGAGTGGGGGTGTCTCCGGGTACCCGGTGATCGACCTGAAAGCTGTCCTCGTCGATGGGTCGTACCACGAGGTCGACTCGTCGGAGATGGCGTTCAAGATCGCAGCATCCATGGCGCTGAAAGAGGGCGTGCGCCGGGGCAATCCGGTGATTCTCGAGCCGATCATGCGTGTCGAAGTGGTGGTTCCGGAAGAGTTCACCGGTGATGTGATCGGTGACCTAAATGCCCGTCGCGGTCGCATCGAGGGCATGGAGATGCGTGCGGGCGCTCAGGTGATCCGCGCCATGGTTCCGCTGGCGACGATGTTCGGATACGCTACCGATCTGCGCTCCATGACACAGGGGCGCGGAACCTACACGATGGAGTTCGATCACTATGCACCGGTGCCGGAGAGCATCGCGCAAGAATTGATGGCCAAAGCTGGGAAGTCGAGTTGA
- the rplX gene encoding 50S ribosomal protein L24, whose amino-acid sequence MAEKIVTGDEVIVIRGKDRGARGRVRQNLPREDRVIVEGVNIVKKHQRAIPGVRQAGIIEMEAPIHVSKVMLICPHCGKPTRVGFRFTETGEKVRYCKKCQQVIEKPALHRRTK is encoded by the coding sequence ATGGCAGAGAAGATCGTGACCGGCGATGAAGTGATCGTAATCCGCGGGAAAGATCGGGGGGCGCGCGGTCGCGTGCGCCAGAATCTTCCGCGGGAAGATCGCGTCATCGTCGAGGGTGTCAACATCGTCAAAAAGCACCAGCGGGCGATTCCGGGAGTGCGGCAGGCAGGCATCATCGAGATGGAAGCGCCGATCCATGTTTCGAAGGTCATGCTCATCTGCCCGCACTGCGGAAAGCCCACGCGGGTGGGTTTCCGTTTCACGGAGACGGGCGAGAAAGTACGCTATTGCAAGAAGTGCCAGCAGGTGATCGAAAAGCCTGCTCTTCATCGGCGAACGAAGTGA
- the rplB gene encoding 50S ribosomal protein L2 produces MPIKVYKPTTPGRRNMSVLTYEEITKEAPEKSLIEPLKKHAGRNNRGVITTRHRGGGNKRFYRIIDFRRDKWGIPAKVAAIEYDPNRTAFIALLHYADGEKRYILAPLGLKVGDIVQSGPGAPIRVGNALPLREIPLGTQVHNVELYPGRGGQLVRAAGAVAQVVAKIDNYVHLRLPSGEIRMVHADCMATIGQVGNLDHQNVSIGKAGRKRHMGWRPAVRGSAMTPRDHPHGGGEGKAPRGMPPKTPWGKPALGKRTRRNKKSDRFIIRRRYEA; encoded by the coding sequence ATGCCGATCAAAGTCTACAAACCGACGACACCCGGGCGCCGCAATATGTCGGTGCTCACCTACGAGGAGATCACAAAGGAAGCGCCGGAGAAGTCGCTCATCGAGCCACTCAAGAAGCACGCCGGGCGGAACAACCGCGGTGTGATCACGACGCGACATCGCGGCGGTGGGAACAAGCGCTTCTATCGGATCATCGACTTCCGCCGCGATAAGTGGGGCATTCCGGCTAAGGTGGCAGCGATCGAGTACGATCCGAACCGGACGGCATTCATCGCGCTTCTTCACTACGCTGACGGCGAGAAGCGTTATATTCTCGCTCCCTTGGGGCTGAAGGTGGGTGATATTGTCCAGTCCGGTCCAGGGGCACCCATCAGGGTCGGGAATGCGCTCCCGCTGCGGGAGATTCCGCTCGGTACCCAGGTGCACAATGTCGAACTCTATCCCGGGCGGGGAGGTCAACTGGTGCGAGCGGCCGGTGCGGTGGCGCAGGTTGTCGCGAAGATCGATAACTATGTGCACCTGCGCTTGCCCTCGGGTGAGATCCGTATGGTTCATGCAGACTGCATGGCAACCATCGGGCAGGTCGGGAACTTGGACCACCAGAACGTGAGCATCGGCAAAGCTGGACGCAAGCGCCATATGGGCTGGCGACCAGCGGTGCGTGGCTCCGCGATGACGCCGCGCGATCACCCGCATGGTGGTGGTGAAGGGAAAGCACCGCGGGGCATGCCGCCCAAGACTCCGTGGGGTAAGCCGGCGCTCGGCAAGCGCACGCGCCGGAACAAGAAATCGGACCGCTTCATCATCCGGCGGCGCTATGAGGCCTAG
- the rpsL gene encoding 30S ribosomal protein S12 → MPTINQLVRKGREKRRKKSKAPALQFVYSRVGRNAGKLRQVPKGNPQKRGVCVAVRTMTPKKPNSALRKIARVRLTNGIEVTAYIPGEGHNLQEHSVVLVRGGRVKDLPGVRYHIVRGALDAKGVENRRQGRSKYGTKKPKQ, encoded by the coding sequence GTGCCGACGATCAACCAGCTGGTGCGCAAGGGGCGGGAAAAGCGGCGCAAGAAATCGAAGGCGCCGGCGCTCCAGTTCGTCTATAGCCGAGTCGGGCGGAATGCGGGTAAGCTTCGGCAAGTGCCGAAGGGGAATCCGCAGAAGCGTGGCGTTTGTGTGGCGGTGCGGACGATGACACCGAAGAAGCCGAACTCCGCGCTGCGCAAGATCGCCCGCGTTCGGCTGACGAACGGAATCGAGGTCACGGCGTACATTCCGGGCGAGGGCCACAACCTGCAGGAGCACTCGGTCGTGCTCGTGCGGGGTGGGCGCGTCAAGGACCTGCCGGGCGTGCGCTATCACATCGTGCGCGGTGCACTCGATGCGAAGGGCGTCGAGAATCGCCGGCAGGGACGCTCCAAGTACGGAACCAAGAAGCCGAAGCAGTAG
- the rplW gene encoding 50S ribosomal protein L23: protein MELPYQEIIRRPLITEKNTRLMEMNQYMFEVHPEANKIQIKEAIERTFNVKVKKVNTMNVRGKVRRRMRKGGGVPIVGRERSWKKAIVTLEPGYTIDLFSQL from the coding sequence ATGGAACTGCCATACCAGGAAATTATTCGACGCCCGCTCATTACCGAGAAGAATACACGCCTGATGGAGATGAATCAGTACATGTTCGAGGTTCATCCGGAGGCGAACAAGATCCAGATCAAAGAGGCGATCGAGCGGACATTCAATGTGAAGGTCAAGAAGGTCAACACGATGAATGTCCGCGGAAAAGTTCGCCGACGGATGCGCAAAGGTGGTGGCGTTCCCATTGTGGGACGCGAACGGTCGTGGAAGAAGGCGATCGTGACCTTGGAGCCGGGTTACACGATCGACCTCTTCAGCCAGTTGTGA
- the rplN gene encoding 50S ribosomal protein L14: MIQPLSKLVVADNTGAKEIMCIRVLGGSKHRYGTVGDLIVASVKKAEPNAAVKKGDVVYAVIVRTKKEYRRKDGSYIKFDDNAAVLVTPQGQPRGTRIFGPVARELREKHYMRIISLAPEVW; the protein is encoded by the coding sequence ATGATCCAGCCACTCTCGAAGCTGGTCGTCGCTGATAATACCGGCGCCAAGGAGATCATGTGCATTCGCGTTCTCGGGGGCTCCAAGCACCGCTACGGAACCGTGGGAGACTTGATTGTTGCATCGGTGAAAAAAGCTGAGCCGAATGCGGCAGTCAAGAAAGGTGACGTCGTGTACGCGGTCATCGTCCGGACGAAGAAAGAATATCGGCGCAAGGACGGATCGTATATCAAGTTCGATGACAACGCAGCGGTGCTGGTGACTCCGCAGGGGCAGCCCCGGGGGACACGAATCTTCGGACCGGTCGCGCGGGAACTGCGTGAGAAGCACTACATGCGCATCATCTCACTGGCGCCGGAAGTGTGGTGA
- the tuf gene encoding elongation factor Tu: MSKPRFERTKPHVNVGTIGHVDHGKTTLTAAITKVLSFKGWANFKPYEQIDKAPEERARGITIAISHVEYETEKRHYAHVDCPGHADYIKNMITGAAQMDGAILVVSAPDGPMPQTREHILLARQVEVPAIVVFLNKVDMLDDPELLELVELEVRELLSQYGYPGESVPVVRGSALRALESASTDPEAPEYAPIWELLRVVDEYIPTPVRAVDKPFLMPIEDVFGIKGRGTVVTGRVERGRLRPGETVEIVGLGPTRQTVVTSIEMFQKVLDEAVAGDNIGCLLRGIERDEVERGQVLAAPGSITPHREFEAEVYVLSKEEGGRHTPFFAGYRPQFYIRTTDVTGEVVGLPEGVEMVMPGDNVRLRVELDKPVALEEGSRFAIREGGRTVGAGVVTKIIK, translated from the coding sequence ATGAGCAAGCCGCGATTTGAGCGGACGAAGCCGCACGTGAATGTGGGGACGATTGGGCATGTGGATCATGGGAAGACGACGTTGACGGCGGCGATCACGAAGGTGTTGAGCTTCAAGGGGTGGGCGAACTTCAAGCCGTACGAGCAGATCGACAAGGCGCCGGAGGAGCGGGCGCGGGGGATCACGATCGCGATCAGCCATGTGGAGTATGAGACGGAGAAGCGGCACTATGCGCATGTGGATTGTCCGGGGCATGCGGACTACATCAAGAACATGATCACGGGTGCGGCGCAGATGGATGGGGCGATCTTGGTGGTGAGTGCGCCGGATGGGCCGATGCCGCAGACGCGGGAGCATATTTTGCTGGCGCGGCAGGTGGAGGTGCCGGCGATCGTGGTGTTTTTGAACAAGGTTGACATGCTGGATGATCCGGAGTTGTTGGAGCTGGTGGAGCTGGAGGTGCGGGAGCTGTTGAGCCAGTATGGGTATCCGGGGGAGAGCGTGCCGGTGGTGCGGGGGTCGGCGCTGCGGGCGTTGGAGTCGGCGTCGACCGATCCGGAGGCGCCGGAGTATGCGCCGATCTGGGAGCTGTTGCGGGTGGTGGACGAGTACATCCCGACGCCGGTGCGGGCGGTGGACAAGCCGTTTTTGATGCCGATCGAGGACGTGTTTGGGATCAAGGGGCGCGGGACGGTGGTGACGGGCCGGGTCGAGCGTGGGCGGCTGCGGCCTGGGGAGACGGTGGAGATTGTGGGGCTGGGGCCGACGCGGCAGACGGTGGTGACGTCGATCGAGATGTTCCAGAAGGTATTGGACGAGGCGGTGGCGGGGGACAACATCGGGTGCTTGTTGCGGGGGATCGAGCGGGACGAGGTGGAGCGGGGGCAGGTGCTGGCGGCGCCGGGGTCGATCACGCCGCATCGGGAGTTTGAGGCGGAGGTGTACGTGTTGTCGAAGGAGGAGGGGGGGCGGCACACGCCGTTCTTTGCGGGGTATCGGCCGCAGTTTTACATTCGGACGACGGATGTGACGGGGGAAGTGGTGGGGTTGCCGGAGGGGGTGGAGATGGTGATGCCGGGGGACAACGTGCGGCTGCGGGTGGAGTTGGACAAGCCGGTGGCGCTGGAGGAAGGGTCGCGCTTTGCCATCCGGGAAGGTGGCCGCACGGTCGGCGCCGGCGTCGTCACCAAGATCATCAAGTGA
- the rplC gene encoding 50S ribosomal protein L3 — MIEGLLGRKLGMTQIFDDEGRAIPVTVLEVGPCVVTQVKTSDRDGYQAVQLGFGHRKRQNRPMQGHLRASGASPRYLKEVRVDDATRFQVGQVIDCTIFQPGQLVDVIGWRKGRGFQGGVKRHGFAGGPKTHGQSDRHRAPGSIGPTTDPGRVHKGKRMAGRMGPVRVTVQNLRVERVDPQRNLVLVRGAVPGHPNGLVIVRYAVKQRRAKATA; from the coding sequence ATGATCGAGGGGCTTTTGGGACGCAAACTGGGGATGACCCAGATCTTCGATGATGAGGGACGGGCCATACCGGTAACCGTTCTCGAGGTAGGTCCCTGTGTGGTGACACAGGTGAAGACCAGCGATCGGGACGGGTACCAGGCGGTCCAGCTCGGCTTTGGACACCGAAAGCGCCAAAATCGTCCAATGCAAGGACATCTCCGGGCATCGGGCGCATCGCCGCGTTACTTGAAAGAAGTGCGCGTCGACGATGCCACTCGATTCCAGGTCGGCCAGGTCATCGATTGTACGATCTTTCAGCCCGGCCAGTTGGTGGACGTTATCGGCTGGCGCAAGGGTCGGGGTTTCCAGGGAGGAGTCAAGCGTCACGGCTTCGCCGGCGGCCCCAAGACCCATGGTCAGTCCGATCGTCACCGTGCGCCCGGATCGATCGGCCCGACGACGGATCCGGGACGGGTGCACAAGGGGAAGCGAATGGCTGGCCGGATGGGACCAGTGCGGGTCACGGTGCAGAACCTGCGGGTGGAGCGTGTCGACCCGCAGCGGAATCTGGTCCTCGTACGAGGGGCAGTGCCTGGCCATCCGAACGGCCTGGTGATCGTCCGATATGCGGTCAAGCAGCGGCGCGCGAAGGCAACGGCGTGA
- the rplP gene encoding 50S ribosomal protein L16 gives MLMPRRVQHRKQHRYRTKGIAWRGSTLAFGDYGIQALEPAWVTAQQIEAARRAITNAVRRGGKVWIRVFPDKPVTKKPAETRMGSGKGNPEYWMDVVKPGRILFELAGVREELALEALTRAIHKLPCRCRIVKRERPGEAAEEEAS, from the coding sequence ATGTTGATGCCACGTCGAGTACAGCACCGCAAGCAACACCGTTATCGCACGAAGGGAATCGCCTGGCGAGGAAGCACCCTCGCTTTCGGCGATTATGGGATCCAGGCTTTGGAGCCAGCATGGGTGACGGCGCAGCAGATCGAGGCGGCACGGCGTGCGATCACCAATGCTGTGCGCCGCGGCGGAAAAGTCTGGATTCGTGTTTTCCCCGACAAGCCGGTCACCAAAAAGCCGGCTGAGACACGAATGGGGAGTGGAAAGGGTAACCCAGAATACTGGATGGATGTCGTCAAGCCGGGACGCATCCTGTTCGAGCTCGCTGGCGTCCGTGAGGAACTCGCGCTGGAGGCGCTGACCCGGGCGATTCACAAGTTGCCGTGCCGTTGCCGGATCGTCAAGCGCGAGCGCCCCGGTGAAGCGGCTGAGGAGGAGGCATCATGA
- the rplV gene encoding 50S ribosomal protein L22 gives MEVRAMVREVRVSPQKARMVIDVIRGKPLRDALAVLQVLPQKTAPIALKLLRSAAANAEHNYDLDPDRLYVKRIYVDEGPRYKRWQPHARGRVGRKWRRTSHITVILDELPEKGAPRG, from the coding sequence ATGGAAGTCCGAGCCATGGTGCGCGAGGTGCGGGTATCGCCGCAGAAGGCACGAATGGTCATCGACGTGATTCGCGGTAAGCCGCTGCGCGACGCATTGGCGGTCCTGCAGGTGCTGCCGCAGAAGACAGCACCGATCGCGTTGAAACTGCTCCGCTCGGCAGCAGCTAATGCCGAGCACAATTACGACCTCGATCCGGATCGCCTGTACGTGAAGCGCATCTATGTGGACGAGGGACCGCGGTACAAGCGCTGGCAGCCCCACGCGCGCGGACGCGTCGGTCGCAAGTGGCGCCGCACGTCGCACATTACGGTCATTCTCGACGAGTTGCCGGAGAAGGGAGCGCCGCGTGGGTAG
- the rpsC gene encoding 30S ribosomal protein S3 — protein MGRKVNPIGFRLGIVHDWESKWFAEKDRQYREQLHEDLDIRELVHRELPRAGISRIEIQRAVNRVDVTIHTAKPGVVIGKQGANVERLRQLLESRIGKKVHLNIQEIRKPELDARLVAESIAEQITRRVSYRRAMKHAAAAAMRAGAKGVKIRVKGRLGGAEMKRMVWEIVGRVPLNTIRANIDYAVVHAPTIYGQIGVKVWIYHGDVLPEARPPIAAGVVAE, from the coding sequence GTGGGTAGGAAAGTCAACCCGATCGGCTTTCGTCTCGGGATCGTTCATGATTGGGAATCGAAATGGTTCGCCGAGAAAGATCGGCAGTACCGCGAGCAGCTGCACGAGGATCTCGACATTCGGGAGTTAGTACATCGTGAGTTACCGCGGGCTGGAATCTCCCGCATCGAGATCCAGCGGGCGGTCAATCGCGTCGATGTCACGATCCATACCGCAAAGCCTGGAGTGGTGATCGGGAAGCAAGGCGCAAATGTCGAGCGGCTGCGCCAACTCTTGGAGTCGCGCATCGGGAAGAAGGTCCATCTCAATATTCAGGAGATCCGCAAGCCGGAACTCGATGCGCGTTTGGTGGCGGAAAGCATTGCGGAGCAGATCACGCGGCGAGTCTCCTATCGGCGTGCGATGAAGCATGCGGCTGCGGCCGCGATGCGGGCCGGGGCCAAAGGGGTCAAAATTCGCGTCAAGGGTCGGTTGGGTGGTGCCGAGATGAAGCGCATGGTCTGGGAGATCGTGGGTCGGGTACCGCTCAATACGATCCGCGCGAACATCGACTATGCGGTCGTTCATGCCCCGACGATCTATGGACAGATCGGCGTCAAAGTATGGATCTATCACGGTGATGTCCTGCCAGAAGCTCGTCCGCCGATCGCGGCGGGTGTCGTCGCTGAGTAG
- the rpsQ gene encoding 30S ribosomal protein S17, producing the protein MDGHTGETREPGATQPQRQKRRLTKVGRVVSDKMDKTVVVAVDYWRRHPLYKKTVRRTSKFYAHDEYNLCRIGDLVLIEETRPISKLKRWVVRQILERATPEVQAELIEEREREGEVEA; encoded by the coding sequence GTGGACGGCCACACGGGTGAGACTCGTGAACCGGGAGCGACCCAACCGCAGCGGCAGAAGCGGCGTTTGACCAAGGTTGGACGTGTCGTCTCGGATAAAATGGATAAGACTGTCGTCGTGGCGGTCGATTACTGGCGGCGCCATCCGCTCTACAAGAAGACAGTGCGCCGCACGAGCAAGTTCTACGCCCACGACGAATACAACTTGTGCCGGATCGGGGATCTCGTTCTGATCGAAGAGACGAGGCCGATCAGCAAGTTGAAGCGGTGGGTTGTTCGCCAGATTCTGGAGCGGGCGACACCGGAAGTTCAGGCGGAGCTCATCGAGGAGCGCGAGCGAGAGGGTGAGGTGGAGGCATGA
- the rplD gene encoding 50S ribosomal protein L4, whose protein sequence is MQVPVYDLEGRAVDQIELADSVFGITPNIPVMHQALVRQLANARAGTHDTKTRGEVRGGGRKPWRQKGTGRARQGSIRAPHWKGGGVVWGPHPRSYRQEMPKKMRRLAIRSLLSVKQRENQIVVVRGLTDIEPKTKVMKGVLQRLPLATARSTLIVVDQRRDNVRRAAGNLEDVKVLVAHNMNIRDGLKYERMILTPEAVEVIHRLWAQEGA, encoded by the coding sequence ATGCAGGTTCCGGTCTATGACCTCGAGGGACGAGCAGTCGACCAGATCGAGTTGGCTGACTCGGTCTTCGGCATCACGCCGAATATTCCGGTAATGCACCAAGCCTTGGTGCGCCAGCTGGCGAATGCCCGGGCCGGGACACACGATACCAAGACGCGCGGTGAGGTTCGTGGAGGCGGCCGGAAGCCGTGGCGTCAGAAAGGTACGGGACGAGCGCGCCAGGGCAGCATTCGTGCACCTCACTGGAAGGGCGGCGGTGTGGTGTGGGGTCCGCACCCCCGCTCGTATCGGCAGGAAATGCCGAAGAAAATGCGTCGGTTGGCCATTCGCTCATTACTCTCGGTCAAGCAGCGCGAGAACCAAATCGTCGTCGTGCGTGGCTTGACCGACATTGAGCCCAAGACGAAAGTGATGAAGGGTGTCCTGCAGCGGCTTCCGCTCGCAACGGCGCGGTCGACGCTGATCGTGGTCGATCAGCGACGAGACAACGTCCGTCGAGCGGCAGGCAATCTCGAGGACGTGAAAGTTCTCGTCGCGCACAACATGAATATCCGCGATGGACTGAAGTACGAGCGCATGATCCTGACTCCGGAAGCGGTGGAGGTCATTCACCGCCTTTGGGCACAAGAGGGGGCGTGA
- the rpsS gene encoding 30S ribosomal protein S19: MGRSSKKGPYIDPKLKKKIDELNRTGERRVIRTWARDCTIFPEMVGHTIAVHDGRRHVPIYITEQMVGHKLGEFAPTRTYRGHGKDAERTTRRR, translated from the coding sequence ATGGGTCGATCGTCGAAAAAGGGACCGTACATCGATCCCAAACTCAAGAAGAAGATCGACGAGCTCAACCGGACAGGAGAGCGCCGGGTCATCCGCACGTGGGCTCGGGATTGCACGATTTTCCCCGAGATGGTCGGCCACACCATCGCCGTACACGATGGTCGCCGGCACGTGCCGATCTACATCACCGAGCAGATGGTGGGGCACAAGCTCGGGGAATTCGCACCGACCCGGACGTATCGCGGTCATGGCAAGGACGCCGAGCGGACGACCCGGCGTCGATAA
- the rpsG gene encoding 30S ribosomal protein S7, whose amino-acid sequence MPRRPKYERRTIPPDPKYGSELLQRFINKVMKRGKKSLAERIVYSALDIVAQRTGQHPLEVFQRAIHNASPLLEVKPRRVGGATYQVPVQVEPHRRVSLAMRWLIQSARNRSGYKFVDKLAAEIIDAANNTGATIKKRDDTHRMAEANRAFAHYRW is encoded by the coding sequence ATGCCGAGGCGGCCCAAGTACGAGCGGCGGACCATCCCGCCCGACCCGAAATATGGAAGCGAACTCTTGCAGCGCTTCATCAACAAGGTGATGAAGCGGGGCAAGAAGTCGCTTGCAGAACGGATCGTCTATTCGGCGTTGGACATCGTGGCGCAGCGTACGGGGCAGCACCCGTTGGAAGTGTTCCAACGAGCGATTCACAATGCCTCGCCGCTGCTCGAAGTCAAGCCGCGTCGGGTGGGTGGTGCGACCTATCAGGTTCCGGTTCAGGTGGAACCCCACCGGCGCGTCTCGCTCGCGATGCGCTGGCTCATCCAGTCAGCGCGGAACCGGAGCGGCTACAAGTTCGTCGACAAACTGGCTGCTGAAATCATCGACGCAGCCAACAACACCGGTGCGACGATCAAGAAGCGGGACGATACGCACCGGATGGCGGAGGCGAACCGCGCGTTCGCCCACTACCGGTGGTAG
- the rpsJ gene encoding 30S ribosomal protein S10 has translation MSRRPTQRIRIRLKSHDHRILDQSARQIVETAESTGAKVAGPIPLPTRIERFTVIRSPFIDKDSQEHFEIRTHKRLIDVLEPSPSTIRALMRLTLPAGVDIEIKL, from the coding sequence ATGTCGCGGAGACCGACGCAGCGTATTCGAATCCGACTGAAATCGCACGATCACCGGATTCTCGACCAGTCGGCGCGGCAGATCGTAGAGACAGCGGAAAGCACCGGTGCGAAGGTCGCCGGACCGATTCCGTTGCCGACCCGAATCGAGCGGTTCACCGTGATCCGCTCGCCGTTCATCGATAAGGACTCGCAGGAGCACTTCGAAATCAGGACGCACAAGCGATTGATCGATGTGCTCGAACCGAGTCCATCCACGATTCGAGCACTCATGCGGCTGACGTTGCCGGCCGGTGTGGACATCGAAATCAAGCTCTGA